One Defluviimonas aquaemixtae DNA segment encodes these proteins:
- a CDS encoding zinc-binding dehydrogenase, translated as MIKTMKAMVLTGHGGMERYEWHEDWPMPEPGPMEALVKVGACGLNNTDVNTRSGWYSKTVNEATTGGAYEAVAEEDPSWGGRPVTFPRIQGADAVGVVVAVGEGGDPALIGKRVMGDAWQRDWSDPLNREKAGYFGSEFDGGFAEYTKTDVRNLAVIESDLTDAELATFTCSYTTAEGMLTKAKVTSSDTVLVTGASGGVGGALVQLARRRGARVIAMASESKHGDVAKLGPDLILPRAPENLRAALDGEKVTVVADIVGGPYWPRVIDILEPGGRYTCSGAIAGPIVEFDLRTFYLRDLTFTGSTVTPHQVFCDVVGYIERGEIRPALAATYPLKELPKAQQAFIDKKHVGNIVVVP; from the coding sequence ATGATCAAGACGATGAAAGCGATGGTGCTGACCGGACACGGCGGCATGGAGAGGTACGAGTGGCACGAGGACTGGCCGATGCCGGAGCCCGGCCCGATGGAGGCGCTGGTCAAGGTCGGGGCCTGCGGATTGAACAACACCGACGTGAACACCCGCTCGGGCTGGTACTCCAAGACGGTGAACGAGGCCACGACCGGCGGCGCCTATGAGGCGGTCGCCGAGGAGGACCCAAGCTGGGGCGGGCGGCCCGTCACTTTCCCGCGCATCCAGGGTGCCGATGCGGTGGGCGTCGTCGTGGCCGTCGGCGAAGGCGGGGATCCCGCACTGATCGGCAAGCGGGTCATGGGCGATGCGTGGCAGCGCGACTGGTCGGACCCGCTGAACCGAGAAAAGGCGGGCTATTTCGGTTCCGAGTTCGACGGCGGCTTTGCCGAGTACACCAAGACGGACGTCCGCAACCTTGCCGTCATCGAAAGCGATCTTACCGATGCCGAGCTTGCGACCTTCACCTGCTCTTACACCACGGCGGAGGGCATGCTGACCAAGGCTAAAGTCACGTCCTCTGATACGGTTCTCGTGACCGGTGCCTCAGGCGGCGTCGGCGGCGCGCTGGTGCAGCTTGCCAGGCGCCGTGGTGCGCGCGTGATCGCGATGGCCTCCGAGTCCAAGCACGGCGATGTCGCGAAACTTGGCCCTGACCTGATCCTGCCGCGCGCGCCCGAAAACCTCCGTGCAGCGCTTGACGGGGAGAAGGTGACGGTCGTCGCCGACATCGTCGGTGGGCCCTATTGGCCGAGGGTCATCGATATCCTCGAACCCGGCGGGCGCTACACCTGTTCGGGTGCCATTGCGGGGCCGATCGTGGAGTTCGACTTGCGCACGTTCTACTTGCGCGACCTGACTTTCACCGGCTCGACCGTGACTCCCCATCAGGTGTTTTGCGACGTCGTGGGATATATCGAGCGTGGTGAGATCAGGCCGGCGCTTGCCGCGACCTATCCGCTGAAGGAGTTGCCGAAAGCGCAGCAAGCCTTCATCGACAAGAAGCATGTCGGAAACATCGTCGTTGTGCCGTGA
- a CDS encoding aspartate aminotransferase family protein has protein sequence MLDKTPMQCWADRARAVMPAGGFGNFDPSVFIRKGKGARVWDEDGREYVDYLIGSGPMLLGHGHPEVLEAVTTQLPMGMTFFANNAPAVELAEEICRAVACAEQVRFLSSGGEADMYAMRLARAFTGRDKMLKFEGGYHGMSAEAQMSLAPARLVNFPQAVPDSAGIPEAVRNEMMIAPFNDPDYLESLLAEHGDQIAGIIVEPLQRIIPPEKSFLQAVRSLCNRYGIVFVFDEVVTGFRFAYGGAQEEYGVTPDLCTLGKVIGGGFPLAAVAGRKDIMDHFDKAIVGDDKWLMMLGTLSGNPVAAVAGLKTMEILRRDGAYEQLKANGVRLMAMFRTHLDAAGVAHRIIGHPTLFDIVFTDRDVRTYRDVLSADAGISARFNTVLRENGVFKSPGKVYPCLALTEADFEMTEAAIVAAAVALG, from the coding sequence ATGCTCGACAAGACCCCGATGCAATGTTGGGCGGACCGCGCCCGCGCTGTAATGCCGGCGGGCGGCTTCGGCAATTTCGACCCCTCGGTGTTCATCCGCAAGGGCAAAGGCGCGCGGGTCTGGGACGAGGATGGCAGGGAATACGTCGACTACCTAATCGGCTCGGGGCCGATGCTGCTTGGGCACGGCCATCCGGAAGTGCTGGAAGCTGTCACCACGCAGCTGCCAATGGGCATGACGTTCTTCGCCAACAACGCCCCCGCCGTGGAACTGGCAGAAGAGATTTGTCGCGCCGTCGCCTGCGCCGAGCAGGTGCGGTTTCTGTCCTCGGGTGGCGAGGCCGACATGTACGCGATGCGGCTCGCCCGCGCATTCACCGGGCGCGATAAGATGCTGAAGTTCGAGGGCGGCTATCACGGCATGTCCGCCGAGGCGCAGATGAGCCTCGCGCCCGCGCGGCTCGTAAACTTCCCGCAGGCTGTGCCGGACAGTGCGGGGATACCGGAAGCGGTGCGAAACGAGATGATGATCGCGCCGTTCAACGATCCCGATTACCTCGAAAGCCTCTTGGCTGAACATGGCGACCAGATCGCCGGTATCATCGTTGAGCCGCTTCAGAGGATTATCCCGCCGGAGAAGAGCTTTCTGCAGGCGGTCCGCAGCCTGTGCAACCGCTACGGCATTGTATTTGTTTTCGATGAGGTAGTGACCGGCTTTCGCTTCGCCTATGGTGGCGCACAGGAGGAATACGGGGTTACCCCCGATCTCTGCACGCTCGGCAAGGTGATCGGCGGAGGGTTCCCGCTTGCTGCCGTGGCGGGCCGCAAGGATATCATGGACCATTTCGACAAGGCCATCGTCGGAGACGATAAGTGGTTGATGATGCTGGGCACGCTGTCGGGCAATCCTGTGGCGGCGGTGGCGGGGCTGAAGACGATGGAGATCCTTCGCCGCGATGGCGCTTATGAACAGCTCAAGGCCAATGGTGTGCGGCTCATGGCGATGTTCCGCACCCATCTCGACGCGGCGGGAGTCGCGCATCGCATCATTGGGCATCCGACGCTGTTCGATATCGTGTTCACCGATCGCGACGTGCGGACCTATCGCGACGTGCTTTCGGCGGATGCGGGAATAAGCGCCAGATTCAACACGGTGCTGCGAGAGAACGGCGTCTTCAAGTCGCCGGGCAAGGTCTATCCCTGCCTCGCCCTGACGGAAGCCGATTTCGAGATGACCGAGGCCGCGATCGTGGCTGCGGCGGTCGCCTTGGGCTGA